A portion of the Macrobrachium nipponense isolate FS-2020 chromosome 12, ASM1510439v2, whole genome shotgun sequence genome contains these proteins:
- the LOC135225046 gene encoding uncharacterized protein LOC135225046: protein MPRKYVRKSDKQLDRTNLEAAFKHRVATNCSIQAAAEEFGVKKTTLADAFNRSKKLSDGVTYVPVQPHSNRAFTPQQELRIVKYTTQAAKMFYGLPVNEVRRMIYQYAKVCGSQTIPGAWEKDRMATRDWYYSFMDRHPNLVLKAPEGMSIARTVAFNKVNVETFFKAYTLAMEKYKFTPDRIYNLDEITLSTVVKPVEVVCTRGQPVARQVTRERGDTMTFVGIINAMGQSIPPVFIIPGCRGNPSFTRNTIFGSKDMLHPNSWMNSECFLQTFQHLHKKSGSSVENKILLIMDNAECHMNIHVVEFAVKHGIVIVTLPPHTTDKLQPLDVSVFGPFKTFLRGLLNDHSLMHPNEHVTVHQLQEFASEAWTEAITPSNIRGGFRSTGIWPINSNIFRDDVFVGVQVTEQPPPPVNFAVEVTPTSSDGEDRLAEGHNSEVEPPDPSPIHPDDDLSPADVMVEPCSYGDCGTSSDPATPGPSSSNLVSPESVKQFPKAAPRPCGNGPKMIQACILTADEKAITDLRMKAKKRKKIEEKKKAAAEKKALGERKRCARRRKSVPVEDDSEEEDVDDDPMKLDDSSEYSDEMKDEDNWTELLLTFAENAPEIYNYEELHGHAATADRVVMSSTPTVAFQKDTIPASLPAHDAPGMSNRHVPDPRPTQSASSNKRGRKRVCNETDNVLQEALRQLRELSPPSTEDRNMEADFANVVANDLSQMSNESKMYAQKLISDVLFLGKIGKLSLSTKIID from the exons ATGCCTCGAAAATATGTCAGGAAAAGTGATAAGCAGCTTGACCGCACCAACCTGGAGGCTGCGTTCAAGCACCGGGTTGCAACCAACTGCAGCATCCAAGCGGCCGCTGAGGAATTTGGGGTCAAGAAAACAACTCTCGCG GATGCCTTCAATCGGTCCAAGAAGTTGTCTGACGGGGTCACTTATGTGCCTGTGCAGCCACATAGTAATAGAGCTTTCACCCCACAACAGGAGCTGCGCATAGTGAAATATACCACCCAAGCTGCCAAGATGTTCTATGGCCTGCCCGTGAACGAGGTGCGAAGGATGATATACCAGTATGCTAAAGTCTGTGGGAGCCAGACCATCCCTGGTGCTTGGGAGAAGGACAGAATGGCAACGCGAGATTGGTACTACTCGTTCATGGACCGTCATCCAAACCTTGTGTTGAAGGCTCCGGAAGGCATGTCAATTGCCAGGACTGTGGCCTTCAACAAAGTTAATGTGGAAACCTTCTTTAAGGCTTACACATTAGCTATGGAGAAGTACAAATTCACTCCGGACCGGATATACAATTTGGATGAGATTACTTTGTCCACAGTTGTGAAGCCTGTTGAGGTTGTGTGCACAAGGGGTCAGCCAGTAGCCAGGCAGGTAACGCGGGAAAGAGGGGACACCATGACGTTTGTGGGTATTATAAATGCTATGGGGCAGTCCATCCCTCCAGTGTTTATAATTCCTGGATGCCGAGGGAACCCATCTTTCACAAGGAACACGATCTTCGGTTCCAAAGACATGTTGCATCCTAATAGCTGGATGAACAGTGAATGTTTCTTGCAGACATTTCAGCATCTTCATAAGAAGTCTGGTTCTTCTGTGGAGAACAAGATTCTTCTTATCATGGACAATGCTGAATGCCACATGAACATTCATGTTGTGGAGTTTGCAGTTAAGCATGGTATTGTGATTGTTACCTTGCCTCCGCATACGACAGACAAACTTCAGCCATTGGATGTTAGTGTGTTTGGTCCCTTCAAGACGTTTCTGCGTGGCCTACTGAATGACCACTCTCTCATGCACCCTAATGAGCATGTAACAGTACACCAGTTGCAAGAGTTTGCCTCTGAGGCTTGGACTGAAGCCATTACCCCTTCCAACATTCGCGGTGGTTTCAGGTCGACCGGTATCTGGCCTATCAATAGCAACATCTTCCGAGATGATGTGTTTGTAGGAGTGCAGGTGACAGAGCAACCACCACCACCTGTGAATTTTGCAGTAGAAGTTACTCCAACTTCTTCTGATGGAGAGGACCGACTAGCTGAAGGCCATAACTCGGAAGTAGAGCCTCCTGATCCGTCTCCCATACATCCAGATGATGACCTGTCCCCTGCTGATGTGATGGTGGAACCCTGCTCCTATGGAGACTGTGGCACCTCCAGCGACCCTGCCACCCCAGGCCCTAGCAGCTCAAACCTTGTTTCCCCAGAGAGTGTCAAGCAGTTCCCCAAGGCTGCTCCTCGTCCTTGTGGAAATGGACCTAAGATGATACAGGCCTGCATTCTGACTGCGGATGAGAAGGCCATCACAGATCTGAGGATGAAggcaaagaagaggaagaagatagaggagAAAAAGAAGGCAGCGGCTGAAAAGAAGGCATTAGGAGAGAGGAAACGGTGTGCAAGGCGTAGGAAGTCTGTCCCTGTAGAGGATGATAGTGAGGAGGAAGATGTTGATGATGATCCTATGAAACTTGATGACTCCTCAGAGTACTCGGATGAGATGAAGGACGAGGACAATTGGACAGAATTGTTACTCACTTTTGCTGAGAATGCACCAGAG ATTTACAACTATGAGGAACTGCACGGACATGCAGCTACAGCAGACCGCGTTGTAATGTCCAGCACCCCCACTGTAGCCTTTCAAAAGGACACCATTCCTGCATCTCTGCCTGCCCATGATGCCCCTGGCATGTCGAATCGGCACGTTCCTGATCCCCGTCCAACCCAGTCAGCAAGTAGTAacaagaggggaaggaaaagggtCTGTAATGAAACTGACAACGTTCTGCAGGAAGCGTTGCGCCAACTTCGGGAGCTGTCACCACCATCCACAGAAGATAGGAATATGGAAGCGGATTTTGCAAACGTTGTAGCGAATGATCTGAGCCAGATGTCCAATGAAAGCAAAATGTATGCACAGAAGCTTATCAGTGACGTTCTTTTTCTTGGTAAAATAGGGAAACTTTCCTTGTCTACGAAAATTATTGATTGA